In a genomic window of Acidilobus saccharovorans 345-15:
- a CDS encoding carbohydrate ABC transporter permease, giving the protein MPKVSPKLEGLLYFLPLLAAVLFLFLYPLLYSVYISMTDMSLLHFYSYKFVGLLNYVLAIKLHYISTLLINTVIWTVGSLVPMMALGFALALILNQRDLKGKSFFYAILILPWAFPGFISLLVWQGMWVYPYGFMNRYLLPLLHLPPINSLSSVPGAWAELIITNLWLSFPYYMTVFYSGLQSIPTELYELADVDGAGALTKFLKITVPSLRKTIAFVAITSFVFTWNNFYPIYVLTGGGPGISTETYIVYAYQQAFAYNNYAMAAALSIISTLITIVLAIVVMKYTGVLEGIT; this is encoded by the coding sequence ATGCCAAAAGTTTCACCTAAGCTTGAAGGTCTACTATATTTTTTACCTCTCCTGGCCGCAGTGCTGTTCCTGTTCCTGTACCCGCTCCTATACTCTGTTTACATATCAATGACCGACATGAGCCTGCTTCACTTCTACAGCTACAAGTTCGTGGGGCTGCTCAACTACGTCTTAGCGATAAAGCTGCACTACATCTCAACGCTGCTGATAAACACAGTCATCTGGACCGTTGGGAGCCTCGTCCCAATGATGGCCCTCGGCTTCGCGCTGGCCCTCATATTAAACCAGAGGGACCTCAAAGGGAAGTCGTTTTTCTATGCAATACTGATACTCCCGTGGGCCTTCCCCGGCTTCATATCGCTGCTGGTGTGGCAGGGCATGTGGGTGTACCCATATGGGTTCATGAACAGGTACCTGCTCCCCCTGCTCCACCTGCCCCCCATAAACTCTCTGTCTTCAGTGCCGGGCGCCTGGGCGGAGCTCATAATAACTAACCTCTGGCTTAGCTTTCCCTATTACATGACGGTCTTCTACTCGGGGCTGCAGAGCATACCTACTGAGCTCTACGAGCTGGCGGACGTCGACGGGGCTGGGGCCCTGACTAAGTTCCTTAAGATAACGGTGCCGTCCCTCAGGAAGACCATAGCCTTCGTGGCAATAACGAGCTTCGTGTTCACCTGGAACAACTTCTACCCAATATATGTGCTGACGGGCGGCGGGCCTGGAATTTCCACTGAGACCTACATAGTTTACGCGTACCAGCAGGCCTTTGCCTACAACAACTACGCCATGGCTGCTGCCCTCTCAATAATATCAACGCTGATAACCATCGTGCTAGCTATAGTGGTTATGAAGTACACGGGGGTCCTGGAGGGCATAACGTGA